The window AAAGTTGTCATTTCTACTTACCATGTGTTTTGTCAGCCCTTCAGTCACGTTGACAACATTCTTAGCAATGTGTGCCATGACAGGAATCAAACTATCTGCTGTGTAGTCCATGTAGTGCTGCAGTATCGCATCCTGAGGAAAAGTTAAACCACAATTAAGCTTGCCATCTTGCACGTTTAGTTAATTAATACTTAAGATTAgagctgggcggtataccggttcataccgaatactggtgtgtatttttcttatgatataaATTtctcatataccgtaataccggtgagtatgtacagtagcgtacataacgttgggaacgccgcgcggcggaacatagcgccgctggacaccgtttagcagtagtgatgcacagattgttcggccgaaaatggccaaaaaaaaaaacacttcggtgttcggtggaataagtggggggaagaaaaaaaaaaaaaaaaaaaaaagcgaacaataacggcgttgtaatataaggaaatagactggccactcccgtaccggttgcgcaccacaaacataaatcgttggccaaccaaaaagtaaccacataagaattttacctaacattcaccaggaggtggaaccaaaacaacataatgctgggaagttaaaaaatgttcagtttcttttttatgttcaatattttctaccttgtaattttgtaaaagattttttttctttgaaaagaaaacctaaatcaaatttgatttatgcatcctcctcatgacagtaaaataggccattctaagccaatttactgcagcaattcctttccaaatcattagaaaatgtggttaagaCCCAgttttgcattaaaaaaaaaaaaaaaaaaaaaagtgaaaccgatataattttgaaaaataccatgatataaatttttggtcataccgcccagcactacttaAAATGGTCACTCACCCATTCCCCAACACCCAGGACCTTCAGTGCAAGTGCTAAAGCAGCACATGCCACCCTAGAAGGTAGGAAATGAACCATTTCATAATCAACCATGGTCAGCTCCAGGAAATATTTTGCCAGGGTGTGTTGCTCAGCAGTTACCTAAACAGGGGGAGGTACAAACATCAGAATTTGGTAGTATACACCTATACACATACTCAGCAGAACGAAAGTGGTCATACAAACCCCATGCACTTTAGAAGCCCTTCTGAGGAACTGCAAGGGAAGAGGGCGGCCGAGCTTAAACTTGAGCACTCGCAGAATTTTCATCTCCATGTTTCTGATTTGAGCAGTCGTGTAAGTCTTGTCTGTCACAGCGGCAAAGGATGAGATCTCTGGGGGATAGATTTCCTCATATTTGCAGGCAAGGAACATGGCAGTCACTCCAACCAGTTGCAGCTGAGTCTTTTGGACCGGTTGGCACTGTGAGATGAGCAGGGAAAGCCAAGTTTGAGAGGCATCCGTTTCCAAGTTAACCAAAAGCCATGTACTTTGGACATAAAGCAGAGTTTTGAGTACACGCACCTGAAGAAAGCGATCAATTATTCCCACAGTCATGTACATAGTTTCCTGCAGCAAATGGAATTTGTCGCACACTTGTGCTAGCCAGTCAATGAGGATGGCTCTCATGTTACCAGTGATCTCACAGCCATCCATGTAGTTGGGTCTGACATCTAGCTCCACCTGAGGGTTTTTGGGGAAGAAAATGTTTAGAGTTGACTAGGgttgggcaaaaatatcgatatggcaatatatcgcgatacttttccagctgattcaatatcgatattcaaaatttgaatatcaatttttttttatccccgattttttcccattatatcacccagtgctcctacctaagtgacagtcctgggcattgccactctacgaaccctgggagggccctgcactgagctcaggtttatttcattttataatttatttttcatacaacacaattgcctgtccttaaaaaatgaaaaataatggacaggggtttatttatttatggatttatatctatactgactaaTCACgttgcctgtccttggttttagtaccatctttcttgtgtttattatcatttgccacataattaaagcaacctcatactaaatttaatgttaatttcatatgatgtaaataatatgaaaaacatatacaaatatgtagTAACTtcagcttgtatagttataataaaacattgttttgactcagtttgtcccatgaattgtcactataatctgatgaacgtgcaactcggattttaagatccatcactatcatctgatgtacatatatacaacttggattttaagatgtgtaatgcatttttaaatttttcggtgaactatgtagaatataataatcgggatatcgcaatgtgtatcgtatcgtggctcaagtatcgtgaggtccttcccaatacccacccctagagTTGACGCAATACCAGATATTAGGATTTTTGATAGGTCTCTCACCTCAAGGTGACGAAGATATTTGTAGATATCTTTTACATATTGACAGCAGAGCATAGCGTTGTCCTGGTCATCTTCATCAACGTCCGGGATAGCGTTAAGACCGACGTCAGAAAATGCTTGGCATAGGTCAACCGCCTCGCAGCCAGCAGTTTCCATTGGCGTTGGGGATGCTGGCTCAGGTTGAGCCTACAAGAGTGAAAATACCTGTGTTTTTAAACCTCAGATGAACCACAGCCAGCATCACAATAGCAGCTGGAATTACAACTCACCACAATTTCAGGGGCAGGTTCAGCAGGGATGACAATTGTCTTTGGTTTGCAAACCACCGCCTTTGGTTTGAAAACCATGTTAGGTTTTGTGATAACTTTAGCCTTTTTTGCAGCCTCAGGCCTGACATTCTAgcacagaatgaaa of the Cololabis saira isolate AMF1-May2022 chromosome 11, fColSai1.1, whole genome shotgun sequence genome contains:
- the LOC133455441 gene encoding G2/mitotic-specific cyclin-B1-like, coding for MAFRVTRSQSALARTDLPGKTCSVAAPTQPRVVLGQITSLQVNRDVQKKNVRPEAAKKAKVITKPNMVFKPKAVVCKPKTIVIPAEPAPEIVAQPEPASPTPMETAGCEAVDLCQAFSDVGLNAIPDVDEDDQDNAMLCCQYVKDIYKYLRHLEVELDVRPNYMDGCEITGNMRAILIDWLAQVCDKFHLLQETMYMTVGIIDRFLQCQPVQKTQLQLVGVTAMFLACKYEEIYPPEISSFAAVTDKTYTTAQIRNMEMKILRVLKFKLGRPLPLQFLRRASKVHGVTAEQHTLAKYFLELTMVDYEMVHFLPSRVACAALALALKVLGVGEWDAILQHYMDYTADSLIPVMAHIAKNVVNVTEGLTKHMTIRAKYSSSKHMKMAKRSELKSSFIKDVAKQCSLYGALC